From the genome of Candidatus Oleimmundimicrobium sp., one region includes:
- the rpsF gene encoding 30S ribosomal protein S6 yields the protein MRNYELMVIVDSTLDAETSEKVITKINKLIEKNGGKVSKSEKWGRKKLAYPIKKYNEGDYHLVTFEGESETVSELERVLRITDQILRIMIVKKPAYVERKKKLPSKKKSN from the coding sequence TTGAGAAACTACGAATTAATGGTTATAGTTGACTCCACTCTTGATGCAGAAACTTCTGAGAAAGTCATTACCAAAATCAATAAACTTATCGAAAAAAATGGTGGGAAAGTTAGTAAGTCTGAAAAATGGGGCAGAAAGAAGTTGGCTTATCCCATTAAGAAATACAATGAAGGGGACTATCATCTTGTAACTTTTGAAGGTGAGAGTGAAACGGTAAGTGAACTTGAAAGGGTTTTAAGAATAACAGACCAAATTTTACGAATTATGATTGTAAAAAAACCGGCTTATGTTGAGAGAAAAAAGAAGTTGCCGAGTAAAAAAAAGAGTAATTAA